The Salinispora tropica CNB-440 genome has a window encoding:
- the paaN gene encoding phenylacetic acid degradation protein PaaN has translation MTETPHPLYDRHADTLDRALTAISQRGYWSAYPESPSPRVYGETAAGDGKVAFEAYLGRDFPLDQVGDGSTVRTEASPFGVDLGVGYPHATADHLTTAASTALPSWRDAGPQARAGVCLEILDRLHRNVFELANAVQFTSGQAFVMAFQAGGAHALDRALEALAYAYAEMTRHPGTAGWEKAAGKGDPLRMTKTFHVVPRGVALVIGCNTFPTWNSYPGLFASLVTGNPVIVKPHPRAVLPLAVTVRYARQVLAEAGFDPNLVQLAPEAPGEKLASTLAQHPAVRIVDFTGSSEYGDWLEANARQAQVYTEKAGLNAVVIDSTDDFGGMCRNLGFTLTLYSGQMCTTSQNILIPRDGIETDQGHKSFAEVATGIATAVSKLTADPARGVELTGAIVNDGVLERLDEVTKVGESVLESRTVTHPAFPGAVVRTPTIVRLNADDTATYTREWFGPISFVIGTDSTGHSLELLRATVGEKGALTAAVYSTDDAVLDAAETAAVEVGVHLSANLTGGVFVNQSAAFSDFHGSGANAAANAALTDGAYVANRFRIVQSRRHV, from the coding sequence ATGACGGAGACCCCGCACCCCCTGTACGACAGGCACGCCGACACCCTCGACCGGGCGCTGACCGCCATCTCGCAGCGCGGGTACTGGTCCGCCTACCCGGAGTCGCCCAGCCCGAGGGTGTACGGCGAGACCGCTGCCGGTGACGGCAAGGTGGCCTTCGAGGCGTACCTCGGTCGTGACTTTCCCCTTGACCAAGTCGGTGACGGGAGCACGGTTCGGACCGAGGCCAGCCCCTTCGGCGTCGACCTGGGAGTCGGCTACCCGCACGCGACGGCCGACCACCTCACCACCGCGGCCTCCACGGCACTGCCGTCGTGGCGAGACGCCGGCCCCCAGGCTCGGGCGGGCGTCTGTCTGGAGATCCTGGATCGGCTGCACCGCAACGTCTTCGAGCTGGCCAACGCGGTGCAGTTCACCAGTGGTCAGGCGTTCGTGATGGCCTTCCAGGCGGGTGGGGCGCACGCGTTGGACCGGGCGTTGGAGGCGCTCGCCTACGCGTACGCGGAGATGACCCGGCACCCGGGAACGGCCGGCTGGGAGAAGGCGGCGGGCAAGGGTGACCCGCTGCGGATGACCAAGACCTTCCACGTGGTGCCGCGGGGCGTCGCGCTGGTGATCGGCTGCAACACCTTCCCGACCTGGAACTCGTACCCGGGACTCTTCGCCTCGCTGGTCACCGGCAACCCGGTGATCGTCAAGCCGCATCCGCGCGCGGTGCTGCCGCTCGCGGTCACGGTGCGGTATGCCCGACAGGTGCTCGCCGAGGCCGGCTTCGACCCGAACCTGGTGCAGCTCGCCCCCGAAGCGCCGGGCGAGAAGCTCGCCTCCACGCTGGCCCAGCATCCGGCGGTGCGGATCGTCGACTTCACCGGCTCCTCCGAGTACGGCGACTGGCTGGAGGCCAACGCCCGGCAGGCGCAGGTCTACACCGAGAAGGCTGGCCTGAACGCGGTGGTCATCGACTCCACCGACGACTTCGGCGGGATGTGCCGCAACCTGGGATTCACGCTGACCCTCTATAGCGGCCAGATGTGTACCACCTCCCAGAACATCCTGATTCCCCGGGACGGCATCGAGACCGACCAGGGGCACAAGAGCTTCGCCGAGGTGGCCACCGGTATCGCGACGGCGGTCAGCAAGCTCACCGCCGATCCGGCGCGCGGCGTTGAGCTGACCGGCGCGATCGTCAACGACGGGGTGTTGGAGCGGCTGGACGAGGTGACCAAGGTCGGTGAGTCGGTGCTGGAGTCCCGTACCGTCACCCACCCGGCTTTCCCCGGCGCGGTGGTCCGCACGCCGACCATTGTCCGACTGAACGCCGACGACACCGCCACCTACACGCGGGAGTGGTTTGGCCCGATCTCGTTCGTGATCGGGACCGACTCCACCGGGCACAGCCTGGAGCTGCTGCGCGCCACGGTGGGTGAGAAGGGTGCACTGACCGCGGCGGTCTACTCGACCGATGATGCGGTGCTGGACGCGGCCGAGACGGCGGCGGTCGAGGTCGGAGTGCACCTGTCGGCGAACCTGACCGGGGGTGTCTTCGTCAACCAGTCGGCGGCCTTCTCCGACTTCCACGGCAGCGGTGCCAACGCGGCGGCCAACGCCGCGCTCACCGATGGTGCCTACGTCGCCAACCGATTCCGCATCGTGCAGAGTCGTCGCCACGTCTGA
- a CDS encoding SAM-dependent methyltransferase: MTVPNSNPATEDQQRTESSTIDNGVPHSARIYDYWLGGKDNFAADRAVAEALISAIPTLRSMAAENRRFVHRVARYLVGQAGVRQFIDVGTGIPTSPNLHEVAQQIAPATRVVYVDNDPIVLAHARALMISTEQGRSEYIHADLREPELVVNHRKLREVLDLDQPVALTIIATLMLLEDSDDPWGTIRVLMDALPSGSYVAITHPTGDFNPEAVKTAVAAAVDSGMTLVPRSRDEVARFFEGWELVEPGIVPVAAWQPDDGEPTDPHAAYYWAGVARKP, translated from the coding sequence GTGACCGTGCCCAACAGCAACCCGGCCACGGAAGATCAGCAGCGGACCGAGTCATCCACAATAGATAACGGTGTGCCACATTCCGCGCGGATCTACGACTACTGGCTCGGGGGCAAGGACAACTTCGCCGCTGACCGGGCCGTCGCCGAGGCCCTGATATCGGCGATACCAACACTCCGGTCAATGGCCGCCGAGAACCGTCGATTCGTCCACCGCGTGGCTCGTTACCTGGTGGGACAGGCTGGCGTGCGGCAGTTCATCGACGTCGGCACGGGCATCCCCACCAGCCCGAATCTGCACGAGGTAGCCCAGCAGATCGCCCCCGCGACCCGAGTGGTCTATGTCGACAACGACCCCATCGTACTGGCCCACGCCCGGGCCCTGATGATCAGCACCGAGCAGGGGCGTAGCGAGTACATCCACGCCGACCTGCGTGAGCCGGAGTTGGTTGTCAACCACCGAAAGCTGCGCGAAGTGCTTGATCTTGACCAGCCGGTCGCGCTGACGATAATCGCGACCCTGATGCTGCTCGAGGACAGCGACGACCCGTGGGGCACGATTCGCGTACTGATGGACGCCCTGCCGTCCGGCAGCTATGTGGCGATCACCCATCCGACCGGCGACTTCAACCCGGAGGCCGTCAAGACGGCCGTCGCTGCTGCGGTTGACAGTGGCATGACCCTCGTCCCCCGCAGTCGCGACGAGGTGGCCCGGTTCTTCGAGGGTTGGGAGCTGGTGGAGCCGGGAATCGTCCCGGTGGCGGCCTGGCAGCCCGACGACGGCGAGCCCACCGACCCGCACGCCGCCTACTACTGGGCCGGTGTCGCCCGGAAGCCCTAG
- the groL gene encoding chaperonin GroEL (60 kDa chaperone family; promotes refolding of misfolded polypeptides especially under stressful conditions; forms two stacked rings of heptamers to form a barrel-shaped 14mer; ends can be capped by GroES; misfolded proteins enter the barrel where they are refolded when GroES binds): MAKMIAFDEEARRGLERGMNQLADAVKVTLGPKGRNVVLEKKWGAPTITNDGVSIAKEIELEDPYEKIGAELVKEVAKKTDDVAGDGTTTATVLAQAMVREGLRNVAAGANPMALKRGIETAVASVSEELLKLAKDVETKEQIASTASISAGDPSVGEIIAEAMDKVGKEGVITVEESNTFGLELELTEGMRFDKGYISAYFMTDPERMEAVFDDPYILIVNSKISSVKDLLPILEKIMQSGKPLLIIAEDIEGEALATLVVNKVRGTFKSVAVKAPGFGDRRKAMLGDIAILTGGQVISEEVGLKLDAVSLDMVGRARKVVVTKDETTIVDGAGDAEQIQGRVNQIRAEIDKSDSDYDREKLQERLAKLAGGVAVIKVGAATEVELKERKHRIEDAVRNAKAAVEEGIVPGGGVALVQAGKTAFDKLDLTGDEATGAQIVKIALDGPLRQIAVNAGLEGGVVVEHVRGIEAGHGLNAATGGYVDLMAAGIIDPAKVTRSALQNASSIAALFLTTEAVVADKPEKTPAAPAGPGGGEMDF; this comes from the coding sequence ATGGCCAAGATGATCGCGTTCGACGAGGAAGCTCGCCGCGGCCTCGAGCGGGGCATGAACCAGCTCGCTGACGCCGTGAAGGTGACCCTCGGCCCCAAGGGCCGCAACGTCGTGCTCGAGAAGAAGTGGGGCGCTCCCACCATCACCAACGATGGTGTGAGCATCGCCAAGGAGATCGAGCTCGAGGACCCGTACGAGAAGATCGGCGCTGAGCTGGTCAAGGAGGTCGCCAAGAAGACCGACGACGTCGCCGGTGACGGCACGACGACGGCGACCGTCCTGGCCCAGGCCATGGTCCGTGAGGGCCTGCGTAACGTGGCCGCCGGCGCCAACCCGATGGCCCTGAAGCGGGGCATCGAGACCGCGGTCGCCAGCGTCTCGGAGGAGCTGCTGAAGCTCGCCAAGGACGTCGAGACCAAGGAGCAGATCGCCTCCACCGCCTCCATCTCCGCCGGAGACCCGAGCGTCGGCGAGATCATCGCCGAGGCGATGGACAAGGTCGGCAAGGAAGGCGTCATCACCGTCGAGGAGAGCAACACCTTCGGCCTGGAGCTTGAGCTCACCGAGGGTATGCGCTTCGACAAGGGCTACATCTCCGCGTACTTCATGACCGACCCGGAGCGGATGGAGGCCGTCTTTGACGACCCCTACATCCTGATCGTCAACAGCAAGATCTCCTCGGTCAAGGACCTGCTCCCGATCCTGGAGAAGATCATGCAGTCGGGCAAGCCGCTGCTGATCATCGCCGAGGACATCGAGGGCGAGGCGCTGGCGACCCTGGTCGTCAACAAGGTGCGGGGCACCTTCAAGTCCGTCGCCGTCAAGGCTCCGGGCTTCGGTGACCGCCGCAAGGCCATGCTCGGTGACATCGCCATCCTCACCGGTGGTCAGGTCATCAGCGAGGAGGTCGGCCTCAAGCTGGACGCCGTCAGCCTCGACATGGTGGGCCGTGCCCGCAAGGTCGTGGTGACCAAGGACGAGACCACGATCGTTGACGGTGCCGGTGACGCCGAGCAGATCCAGGGCCGGGTCAACCAGATCCGGGCCGAGATCGACAAGAGCGACTCCGACTACGACCGGGAGAAGCTGCAGGAGCGGCTGGCCAAGCTGGCCGGTGGCGTTGCGGTGATCAAGGTCGGCGCGGCCACCGAGGTCGAGCTTAAGGAGCGCAAGCACCGCATCGAGGACGCCGTCCGCAACGCGAAGGCGGCCGTCGAGGAGGGCATCGTCCCGGGTGGTGGCGTCGCGCTGGTTCAGGCCGGCAAGACCGCCTTCGACAAGCTCGACCTGACCGGTGACGAGGCGACCGGCGCCCAGATCGTCAAGATCGCGCTGGACGGCCCGCTGCGGCAGATCGCCGTCAACGCCGGCCTTGAGGGTGGCGTGGTCGTCGAGCACGTCCGTGGCATCGAGGCCGGTCACGGCCTGAACGCCGCGACCGGTGGCTACGTGGACCTGATGGCCGCGGGCATCATCGACCCGGCCAAGGTGACCCGTTCGGCGCTGCAGAACGCATCGTCGATCGCGGCGCTCTTCCTCACCACCGAGGCCGTCGTGGCGGACAAGCCGGAGAAGACCCCGGCTGCCCCGGCTGGCCCGGGCGGCGGGGAAATGGACTTCTGA
- a CDS encoding cold-shock protein, whose product MAQGTVKWFNAEKGYGFIAVDGGQDVFVHFSAIEMDGYKALDDGQRVEFEIAQGQKGPQAERVRVVA is encoded by the coding sequence GTGGCACAGGGCACCGTGAAGTGGTTCAACGCTGAGAAGGGCTACGGCTTCATCGCCGTTGACGGAGGGCAGGACGTGTTCGTCCATTTCTCCGCTATCGAGATGGATGGCTACAAGGCGCTGGACGACGGCCAGCGGGTGGAGTTCGAGATCGCCCAGGGCCAGAAGGGCCCGCAGGCCGAACGGGTGCGCGTCGTCGCCTGA
- a CDS encoding S8 family serine peptidase, which translates to MPVQPGPWRAHPLPSPANPPRASPAPVVAAVFVGLWIVGLTVITQLGGWLTDQLLLVIGVDRLVWLWPVTTVAVVTLAGLPTLLLALLPRSRVVRAVGQLWLVGLLVFGALSLPRALPPVQHEAYLATLAGTAGLATLLIHRLVAHRIAPTGPEGESDRHRRRAPRPASVTLLGLAGGLALLLPWVWVGALGGLLETLLAVLAATAVGGLAAALLPAAFWPHRTADTPPRPVRLVLVGGLVAGVVLLLLGAGVGQSGAQLPLLLTLPPAGFALAALAVAARRTATGVGAAAAGLVGLNVFGPLAWTDPEEVSLVLADPRDVPFWVAVAAGVGFTIAVLLAIGYGVTLVRRPAARPSRTVAGMVAATLLVTTAAVAVGAGQPGLHGERLLVVLREQADLSGVPAATGRAGRDRRAAEVYRRLVETAERTQAGLRRELRRFRLDHTPYYLVNAIEVDGGPLVRAWLAGRPEVDRVLVNQRVRPLPAPAPVVPGDAPPPRGAEWNIRLIRADRVWSELGITGTGVTVGSSDSGVDGNHPALGAGFRGGDDSWFDPWNATSAPRDRNGHGTHTLGSAVGRDGVGVAPGATWTGCVNLDRNLGNPALYLDCLQFMLAPFPSGGDPFHDGRPQRAPEIITNSWSCPPLEGCDLGALQPAVAALAAAGILVVFAAGNSGPRCRSIEDSPTADPEVLTVGAVDRQRRVTDFSARGPVPGDGAKPDLVAPGGDVLSALPGGGYGVFSGTSMATPQVAGVAALMWAANPALIGDLPRTRQILTETATAVRVSGDRCGDEAHVAGAGLVDAYAAVRAAQG; encoded by the coding sequence GTGCCGGTGCAGCCCGGACCCTGGCGAGCCCACCCCCTCCCGAGCCCGGCCAACCCACCGCGGGCCAGCCCCGCGCCGGTGGTCGCCGCCGTCTTCGTCGGCCTGTGGATCGTCGGCCTCACCGTGATCACCCAGCTCGGCGGCTGGTTGACCGACCAGCTCCTACTCGTGATCGGCGTGGACCGGCTGGTCTGGCTCTGGCCGGTGACCACCGTCGCGGTGGTGACCCTGGCCGGACTCCCCACCCTGCTGCTCGCCCTGCTGCCCCGCTCCCGCGTGGTCCGCGCCGTCGGCCAGCTCTGGCTGGTGGGTCTGCTGGTGTTCGGCGCGCTGAGCCTGCCGCGGGCGCTGCCGCCGGTGCAGCATGAGGCATATCTGGCAACCCTCGCCGGTACGGCCGGGCTGGCCACGCTGCTCATCCACCGGCTTGTCGCCCACCGGATCGCGCCGACTGGCCCGGAAGGCGAGTCGGACCGGCACCGGCGGCGCGCCCCACGCCCCGCCTCGGTGACGCTGCTCGGGCTCGCGGGCGGGCTGGCCCTGCTGCTGCCGTGGGTCTGGGTCGGCGCGCTCGGTGGGCTGCTGGAGACGCTGCTCGCCGTACTCGCCGCCACGGCCGTCGGCGGGCTGGCAGCCGCGCTCCTGCCTGCTGCGTTCTGGCCCCACCGCACCGCCGACACTCCACCCCGACCAGTCCGACTGGTGCTGGTGGGCGGCCTGGTCGCCGGCGTCGTTCTGCTGCTGCTCGGGGCGGGAGTCGGGCAGTCCGGTGCCCAGCTACCGCTGCTGTTGACACTGCCGCCGGCCGGGTTCGCGCTGGCGGCCTTGGCCGTCGCCGCCCGGCGGACGGCGACCGGCGTCGGGGCCGCCGCCGCCGGGCTGGTCGGGCTGAACGTCTTCGGCCCGCTCGCCTGGACCGACCCGGAGGAGGTCAGCCTGGTGCTGGCCGACCCCCGGGACGTGCCCTTCTGGGTGGCGGTCGCCGCTGGTGTCGGCTTCACGATCGCGGTCCTCCTCGCCATCGGCTACGGGGTGACGCTCGTCCGACGTCCCGCCGCCCGGCCCAGTCGGACGGTGGCCGGGATGGTGGCGGCCACCCTGCTGGTGACGACCGCGGCGGTAGCTGTCGGGGCGGGGCAACCTGGGCTGCACGGTGAACGGCTCCTCGTGGTGCTCCGGGAGCAGGCTGACCTGAGCGGCGTGCCCGCCGCCACCGGCCGGGCCGGTCGCGACCGCCGGGCCGCCGAGGTCTACCGGCGGCTGGTGGAGACCGCCGAGCGGACGCAGGCCGGCCTGCGTCGCGAGCTGCGCCGGTTCCGGCTGGACCACACGCCCTACTACCTGGTCAACGCGATCGAGGTCGACGGCGGGCCGCTGGTACGGGCCTGGCTGGCGGGCCGTCCCGAGGTGGATCGGGTGCTGGTCAACCAGCGGGTCCGCCCACTGCCCGCGCCCGCCCCCGTCGTACCGGGGGACGCCCCACCACCGCGGGGCGCGGAGTGGAACATCCGGCTGATCCGCGCCGACCGGGTCTGGTCGGAGCTGGGAATCACCGGTACCGGGGTGACCGTGGGCAGCTCCGACTCGGGGGTGGATGGCAACCACCCGGCGTTGGGAGCCGGCTTCCGCGGCGGGGACGACTCGTGGTTCGACCCCTGGAACGCCACCTCGGCCCCGCGGGACCGGAACGGGCACGGCACCCACACGCTCGGTAGCGCGGTCGGTCGCGACGGGGTCGGGGTCGCCCCCGGGGCCACCTGGACCGGCTGCGTCAACCTGGACCGCAACCTCGGCAACCCCGCGCTCTATCTGGACTGCCTCCAGTTCATGCTGGCGCCCTTCCCGAGCGGCGGGGATCCGTTCCACGACGGTCGTCCACAGCGCGCGCCGGAGATCATCACCAACTCGTGGAGCTGCCCCCCGCTGGAGGGCTGTGATCTCGGGGCGCTCCAGCCGGCCGTTGCCGCGCTGGCAGCCGCGGGGATCCTGGTCGTGTTCGCCGCTGGCAACTCCGGGCCACGCTGCCGCTCGATCGAGGATTCCCCGACCGCCGATCCGGAGGTCCTGACCGTCGGCGCGGTCGACCGGCAGCGACGGGTTACCGACTTCTCCGCACGGGGTCCGGTGCCCGGCGACGGCGCCAAGCCGGACCTGGTCGCCCCCGGCGGCGATGTGCTCAGCGCGTTGCCGGGTGGCGGATATGGCGTGTTCAGCGGCACGTCGATGGCGACTCCTCAGGTGGCCGGGGTGGCGGCGCTGATGTGGGCGGCAAATCCGGCGTTGATCGGGGATCTACCTCGGACGCGACAGATCCTGACCGAGACCGCCACCGCAGTGCGGGTCAGCGGCGACCGCTGTGGCGACGAGGCGCATGTCGCGGGTGCCGGCCTGGTGGACGCGTACGCCGCCGTCCGCGCCGCCCAGGGCTGA
- a CDS encoding glycerol-3-phosphate dehydrogenase/oxidase, giving the protein MSRATASQLSPQRRAADLRSLAVEHFDVLIIGGGVTGAGAALDAASRGLKVALVEARDYAAGTSSRSSKLIHGGLRYLEQLEFGLVHEALTERGLLATRLAPHLVRPVPFLVPLLGGGLRDLPARTLRRSYYGAGVAAYDAFAGVFGGGRGMPLHRHLTREGARRTFPSLKAEGLAGAIRYYDGQVDDARLVVTLARTAASLGATVVTSARAVGLIRQAREVTGVRVRDLEAPADSPGAEFEVRARTVIAATGVWSDDMSRMLDDVGLRPRVRVRASKGVHLVVPRSAITGETGLILRTATSVLFVIPWGGHWIVGTTDTDWRLDRSHPAASARDIEYLLAQVNTVLDRPLTTADIEGVYAGLRPLLAGEADSTSKLSREHAVIEPMLGLLLVAGGKYTTYRVMAADVVDRAAYRLGAARRSRTADLPLLGADGYAAMWRDRADLARRHGVPVGVVEHLLERYGSLTLELLALIDADPLLGSPLAGAPEYLAAEVTYATRAEGALHLEDVLDRRTRISIETAHRGLESAEHTAELMGAVLGWDADARAREVAHYRARVAAERNSQLMPDDATADTARLGAPDVRGFAADRGEDDSVESAAPSP; this is encoded by the coding sequence GTGTCCCGAGCGACGGCCAGCCAACTCTCCCCGCAACGGCGCGCCGCCGACCTGCGCAGCCTGGCGGTTGAGCACTTCGACGTCCTGATCATTGGCGGCGGGGTCACCGGCGCTGGCGCCGCCCTGGACGCCGCCTCGCGTGGCCTGAAGGTCGCCCTCGTCGAAGCGCGCGACTACGCGGCCGGCACGTCCAGCCGGTCCAGCAAACTGATCCACGGTGGCCTGCGTTACCTCGAACAGCTCGAGTTCGGCCTGGTCCACGAGGCGCTCACCGAGCGGGGCCTGCTGGCCACCCGGCTCGCGCCGCACCTGGTCCGCCCGGTGCCGTTTCTGGTGCCGCTGCTCGGCGGCGGGCTTCGGGACCTGCCGGCCCGGACGCTGCGCCGCTCCTACTACGGCGCAGGCGTGGCGGCGTACGACGCGTTCGCCGGTGTCTTCGGCGGCGGCCGGGGAATGCCGCTACACCGGCACCTGACCCGAGAGGGAGCCCGCCGGACCTTCCCGAGCCTGAAGGCGGAGGGGCTGGCCGGCGCGATCCGCTACTACGACGGCCAGGTCGACGACGCGCGGCTGGTGGTCACCCTCGCCCGGACCGCGGCCAGCCTCGGCGCGACCGTGGTCACCAGCGCCCGCGCCGTCGGTCTGATCCGGCAGGCCCGCGAGGTGACCGGGGTTCGGGTTCGGGATCTGGAGGCGCCGGCCGACTCCCCGGGTGCCGAGTTCGAGGTGCGTGCCCGTACGGTGATCGCGGCGACCGGGGTGTGGAGCGACGACATGTCCCGGATGCTCGACGACGTCGGGCTGCGCCCCCGGGTTCGGGTCCGGGCCTCGAAAGGCGTGCACCTGGTGGTGCCCCGATCGGCGATCACCGGCGAGACCGGGCTGATCCTGCGGACCGCCACGAGCGTGCTCTTCGTCATCCCCTGGGGTGGGCACTGGATCGTCGGTACGACCGACACCGACTGGCGGCTCGACCGCTCCCACCCCGCCGCCTCCGCCCGGGACATCGAGTACCTGCTGGCACAGGTCAACACCGTCCTGGACCGGCCGCTGACCACCGCCGACATCGAGGGGGTGTACGCCGGTCTGCGACCGCTGCTGGCCGGCGAGGCGGACTCCACCTCCAAGCTGTCTCGGGAACACGCGGTCATTGAGCCGATGCTCGGGCTGCTGCTGGTCGCCGGGGGCAAGTACACGACGTATCGGGTGATGGCCGCGGACGTGGTCGACCGGGCGGCGTACCGGCTCGGCGCGGCACGTCGGTCGCGTACGGCCGACCTGCCGTTGCTCGGGGCCGACGGATACGCGGCGATGTGGCGGGACCGGGCAGACCTGGCCCGCCGGCACGGGGTGCCGGTCGGCGTGGTCGAGCACCTGCTGGAGCGGTACGGCAGCCTCACCCTGGAGCTGTTGGCCCTGATCGACGCCGACCCGTTGCTCGGCTCGCCGTTGGCCGGCGCGCCGGAGTACCTGGCCGCCGAGGTGACCTACGCGACCCGGGCCGAGGGGGCGCTGCACCTGGAGGATGTGCTGGACCGGCGGACCCGGATCTCCATCGAGACCGCGCACCGTGGCCTGGAGTCCGCCGAGCACACGGCGGAGCTGATGGGCGCGGTGCTGGGCTGGGACGCTGACGCACGGGCACGGGAAGTAGCACACTACCGGGCGCGGGTGGCGGCGGAGCGAAACTCACAGCTGATGCCGGACGACGCGACGGCCGACACGGCCCGGCTCGGTGCCCCCGATGTCCGTGGCTTCGCCGCCGACCGGGGGGAGGACGACTCGGTGGAGAGCGCTGCCCCCTCCCCGTGA
- a CDS encoding GNAT family N-acetyltransferase: MTSGPGEPDPGPVSTRRARVRRIQPADAARMRALRLEMLADAPLAFLETVADAAARPHADYAARIAYTSAGSATAQFVADPGGRLVGHAGGTAAPDEPGLTVVHAVYITPSWRGSGLLPDLIDAVAGWSRACGRPELMLEVVVGNEGAYRAYRRLGFLDTGLRLPHPTIPTLTELQMRRPA; encoded by the coding sequence ATGACGAGCGGGCCCGGCGAGCCTGACCCGGGGCCGGTATCGACACGGCGGGCACGGGTCCGCCGGATCCAGCCAGCCGACGCCGCCCGAATGCGGGCGCTGCGGCTGGAGATGCTCGCCGACGCACCGCTGGCCTTCCTGGAGACGGTCGCCGACGCGGCAGCACGCCCCCACGCCGACTACGCGGCGCGCATCGCGTACACCTCGGCGGGCAGCGCCACCGCACAGTTCGTCGCCGATCCGGGCGGCCGGTTGGTCGGACATGCCGGGGGCACGGCGGCTCCGGACGAACCGGGGCTCACCGTCGTCCACGCCGTGTACATAACCCCGTCCTGGCGGGGCAGCGGCCTGCTCCCGGACCTGATCGATGCCGTGGCCGGCTGGTCCCGCGCCTGCGGTCGTCCGGAGCTGATGCTGGAGGTCGTGGTCGGCAACGAGGGGGCGTACCGGGCGTACCGTCGGTTGGGTTTCCTCGACACCGGCCTCCGCCTTCCGCACCCCACGATCCCGACCCTCACCGAGTTGCAGATGCGCCGCCCGGCCTGA
- a CDS encoding GNAT family N-acetyltransferase: MDLKITELTPEQLPTVIELCGRSLDLPDDATEAAAIVETLWPRAVASRPVVPLGAYRDDRLIGVLLGSVSAPSSPAAHVDLVAVEPAHRRQGVARALVSRAEQRLAGLGAQEVLLAGNPPYYAWPGIDVRYTPAICAAEALGYARDSTAWNMTADLSSDESPALRTTVPAEQRLADQGVTVRRAEPADLPVLTAFASGIFDGTWAVEVAESIGRDRAGCHLAERDGNVLGFAAWGSSRPGWFGPMGTAPAAAGSGIGGVLLRRCLADQRAAGITRAQIGWVGPVRFYSGSAGAWIERVFFGYRRSLRDQ; this comes from the coding sequence ATGGACCTGAAGATCACCGAGCTGACGCCGGAGCAGCTGCCCACCGTGATCGAACTGTGCGGCCGCTCCCTGGATCTGCCGGACGACGCCACCGAGGCGGCGGCCATCGTGGAAACGCTCTGGCCCCGGGCGGTCGCGAGTCGCCCGGTCGTTCCACTGGGCGCGTACCGGGACGACCGGCTCATCGGCGTCCTGCTCGGCTCGGTCTCGGCGCCGAGCAGCCCGGCCGCGCACGTGGACCTGGTCGCGGTGGAGCCGGCGCACCGGCGGCAGGGCGTGGCGCGAGCGCTGGTATCGCGCGCCGAGCAACGGCTCGCCGGGCTCGGGGCACAAGAGGTGCTGCTGGCCGGCAACCCGCCGTACTATGCCTGGCCCGGCATCGACGTGCGCTACACACCGGCGATCTGCGCGGCGGAGGCGCTCGGGTACGCCCGGGACAGCACGGCCTGGAACATGACCGCTGACCTCTCCAGTGACGAGAGCCCAGCGCTACGGACGACCGTGCCGGCAGAGCAGCGGCTGGCCGATCAGGGTGTGACGGTACGGCGGGCGGAGCCGGCGGATCTGCCGGTGCTGACGGCCTTCGCGTCGGGGATCTTCGACGGCACCTGGGCCGTGGAGGTGGCCGAGTCGATCGGCCGGGACCGGGCCGGCTGCCATCTCGCCGAACGCGACGGCAACGTCCTCGGCTTCGCCGCCTGGGGTTCGTCCCGGCCGGGTTGGTTCGGCCCGATGGGCACCGCGCCGGCCGCAGCGGGGTCCGGGATCGGTGGGGTGCTGCTGCGGCGCTGCCTCGCCGACCAGCGCGCCGCGGGGATCACGCGGGCACAGATCGGCTGGGTGGGGCCGGTTCGGTTCTACTCGGGCAGCGCGGGCGCCTGGATCGAGCGGGTCTTCTTCGGATACCGACGGAGTCTCCGAGATCAATAA